The proteins below are encoded in one region of Bacteroides uniformis:
- the traK gene encoding conjugative transposon protein TraK, whose product MEFKSLTNIESSFRRIRLMLAVFTGCCALITGYALWSSYRFAEKQREKIYVLDKGKSLMLALSQDLSQNRPAEAREHVRRFHELFFSLSPQKDAIEHNIGRALQLADKSAYHYYVDFAEKGYYNRLISGNINQVVHVDSVVCDFAAYPYKARTYARQLIIRESNVTERSLVTSCSLQNTGRSDDNPNGFIIEQFTILENRDIRSVER is encoded by the coding sequence ATGGAATTCAAGTCATTGACCAACATTGAGAGCAGCTTCAGGCGTATCCGGTTGATGCTGGCTGTCTTTACCGGCTGCTGTGCGCTCATTACCGGCTATGCGTTGTGGAGCTCGTACCGTTTCGCCGAGAAGCAACGGGAAAAGATCTATGTGCTGGATAAGGGCAAGTCGCTGATGCTCGCCCTCTCGCAGGATCTTTCACAGAACCGCCCCGCCGAGGCGCGGGAACACGTCCGGCGTTTTCACGAGCTGTTCTTCTCGCTCTCCCCGCAGAAGGACGCGATCGAGCACAATATAGGCCGTGCCCTGCAGCTGGCGGACAAGAGCGCCTATCACTACTATGTGGACTTTGCCGAAAAGGGATATTACAACCGGCTGATTTCGGGCAACATCAACCAGGTGGTACACGTGGACAGCGTGGTGTGCGACTTTGCCGCCTATCCCTACAAGGCGCGTACATATGCCCGGCAGCTGATCATCCGTGAGAGCAACGTGACCGAGCGAAGCCTTGTCACCTCCTGTTCGCTCCAGAATACGGGGCGTTCGGACGACAATCCCAACGGGTTCATCATCGAGCAGTTCACCATACTGGAGAACAGGGATATAAGGAGTGTGGAACGATGA
- a CDS encoding conjugal transfer protein TraO, translating to MSAMKRNFIFIILLLALFTGQAEAQRRLPGMKSVRFTAEMADGFYSRADRHDAGYAFSLAVATYTKKGNQWVFGCEMLQRNNPYRNTYVPLSQYTGEGGYYHTILSTSGKSFFLNLGASALLGYEAVNNGNRLLDDGASLRKYESFIYGGAVTLEAEGYLSDRIALLIRLRERFVWGGASGRCHFQYGAGVKYIF from the coding sequence ATGAGTGCCATGAAAAGAAACTTCATCTTTATTATCCTCCTGCTTGCCCTCTTTACGGGGCAGGCGGAAGCCCAGCGCCGGCTGCCGGGGATGAAATCCGTCCGCTTTACCGCTGAAATGGCCGACGGCTTTTACAGCCGGGCAGACCGCCATGATGCGGGCTACGCCTTTTCGCTGGCTGTTGCCACTTACACAAAGAAAGGGAACCAGTGGGTGTTTGGCTGTGAGATGCTACAACGTAATAACCCTTACCGGAACACGTATGTCCCACTGTCGCAATATACAGGGGAAGGCGGTTATTATCATACAATCCTTTCCACATCCGGCAAGTCTTTCTTTCTGAACCTCGGCGCTTCCGCCTTGCTGGGCTACGAGGCCGTGAACAACGGAAACCGCCTGTTGGATGACGGAGCTTCCTTGCGCAAGTATGAGTCCTTCATCTATGGAGGCGCGGTGACACTGGAAGCGGAGGGATACCTGTCGGACAGGATAGCCCTGCTGATACGCCTGCGTGAACGTTTTGTATGGGGTGGCGCTTCCGGCCGCTGCCATTTCCAGTATGGAGCCGGAGTCAAATACATTTTCTAA
- a CDS encoding DUF4133 domain-containing protein — translation MEYSVNKGAGNPVEFKGLKSQYLFVFAGGLVTVLLAVVILYLAGVDQWICIPFGTVSGGLLAWAVFRLNARYGEHGLMKLLAEKRHPRYLIHRKRVFRLFAKRKKRQS, via the coding sequence ATGGAGTATTCTGTAAACAAGGGGGCGGGCAATCCCGTCGAGTTCAAGGGGCTCAAGTCACAATACCTGTTCGTCTTCGCGGGCGGTCTGGTGACGGTGCTCCTGGCGGTAGTCATCCTTTACCTGGCAGGCGTGGACCAATGGATATGCATCCCTTTCGGGACCGTATCCGGCGGTCTGCTGGCATGGGCGGTGTTCCGGCTGAACGCCCGCTACGGCGAACACGGTCTTATGAAGCTGCTGGCGGAGAAACGCCATCCGCGCTACCTGATCCACCGCAAGAGAGTTTTCAGATTATTTGCAAAAAGAAAAAAACGACAATCATGA
- a CDS encoding AbiH family protein — MNRLVIIGNGFDMAHGFKTSYMDFINWYWDQRVYTFSGNTTNVSEDCLCRLVIKDNVGINCWNVFVFNNSCFFKDIYRKERYSGSEVIQYIKDQPNIFSIECCPFFKTILQSIETKGWVDIENDYYQLLKVGMDSPGCNYTISELNEQFAFLQEKLIEYLHTIETDNVRNDLQNAIIDFFDPADFSTEGKKKALDNIGLDISSLADVEYNYGERDKLIPKRIMLLSFNYTKTAKMYGNFNITHNYIHGELEKPENIIFGYGDELDKSYQSILDMNDNELLRYVKSVKYLETRHYHDLLEFLLAAPFQVLIMGHSCGNSDRTLLNTVFEHENCVSIKPFYHKWEDGRDNYLELVQNISRNFTNMKLFRDRVVNKEQCKTM, encoded by the coding sequence ATGAATAGACTTGTTATCATAGGAAACGGATTTGACATGGCACATGGCTTTAAAACAAGTTATATGGATTTTATCAACTGGTATTGGGACCAACGAGTGTATACTTTTTCCGGTAATACTACAAATGTATCAGAAGATTGCCTTTGCCGTTTGGTTATCAAAGATAATGTAGGCATTAATTGCTGGAATGTTTTTGTCTTCAACAACTCATGTTTTTTTAAGGATATCTATCGTAAAGAAAGATACTCAGGAAGCGAAGTTATTCAGTATATCAAGGACCAACCAAACATTTTTTCTATTGAATGTTGCCCTTTTTTTAAAACTATTCTGCAATCAATAGAAACCAAAGGATGGGTGGATATTGAAAACGACTATTACCAACTGTTGAAAGTTGGCATGGATAGCCCTGGTTGTAATTATACAATCAGTGAGTTGAATGAACAATTTGCATTCCTTCAAGAAAAATTAATTGAATACCTCCATACAATAGAAACAGACAATGTAAGGAATGACCTTCAAAATGCAATAATTGACTTCTTTGATCCTGCTGATTTCTCAACAGAAGGAAAAAAGAAAGCTCTGGATAACATTGGGCTGGATATATCCAGCCTTGCAGATGTTGAATACAATTATGGAGAACGCGATAAACTTATCCCTAAACGTATCATGTTGCTGAGTTTCAACTATACAAAAACAGCTAAGATGTATGGTAACTTTAATATTACCCACAATTATATTCATGGCGAATTAGAAAAACCTGAAAATATAATTTTTGGCTATGGGGATGAACTTGACAAAAGTTACCAGTCTATTCTTGATATGAATGACAATGAGTTACTTAGATATGTCAAATCCGTTAAATATTTAGAAACAAGACATTATCATGATTTGCTCGAATTTCTTTTAGCTGCACCTTTTCAAGTTTTGATAATGGGGCATTCTTGCGGAAATTCAGACCGAACATTACTAAATACCGTCTTTGAACATGAAAACTGTGTTTCCATAAAGCCGTTTTATCATAAATGGGAAGATGGCAGAGATAATTACTTGGAACTTGTTCAAAATATTTCCCGAAACTTTACTAATATGAAGTTATTCAGAGATAGAGTTGTGAACAAGGAGCAATGCAAAACCATGTAA
- the traN gene encoding conjugative transposon protein TraN, producing the protein MKKILMMFALIMGAVAAYAQQGSGDYYEGLSRKIGFSQMIPPHGLEITYDKTVHIIFPSPVRYVDLGSPNLIAGKADGAENVIRVKATRKHFRSETNMSVITEDGNFYTFNVKYADEPLLLNVEMCDFIHDGESVNRPNNAMEIYLQELAGESPRLVRLIMKSVYGQDKRKVKHIGSKRFGVQYLLKGLYAHGELLYFHTEVKNATHVPFDVDFVTFKIVDKKIVKRTAMQEQVIYPLRAFNYVTRVDGKKNERTVFALPKFTIPDGKKLVVEMYEKQGGRHQSFEVENEDLVRAETVNELKVR; encoded by the coding sequence ATGAAGAAGATTCTGATGATGTTTGCCCTGATTATGGGCGCAGTGGCTGCATACGCGCAGCAAGGCAGCGGGGATTATTACGAGGGATTGAGCCGCAAGATCGGCTTCAGCCAAATGATTCCCCCGCATGGTCTGGAAATCACGTATGACAAGACTGTACATATAATTTTCCCCTCTCCCGTAAGATACGTGGATTTGGGTTCCCCCAACCTGATAGCGGGCAAGGCGGACGGTGCGGAAAACGTCATCCGTGTGAAGGCGACCCGGAAACATTTCCGCAGTGAAACCAATATGAGCGTGATAACCGAGGACGGCAACTTTTACACATTCAACGTCAAGTATGCCGACGAGCCGTTGCTGCTGAACGTGGAGATGTGCGACTTCATCCATGACGGGGAGTCGGTTAACCGTCCGAACAATGCGATGGAAATCTACTTGCAGGAACTCGCCGGGGAGTCGCCCCGTCTGGTACGGCTGATCATGAAATCCGTGTATGGGCAGGACAAACGCAAGGTCAAGCACATCGGCAGCAAGCGGTTCGGGGTTCAATACCTGCTCAAGGGGCTTTACGCACACGGCGAGCTGCTCTATTTCCATACCGAGGTGAAGAACGCCACGCACGTGCCTTTCGATGTGGACTTCGTAACTTTCAAGATTGTAGACAAGAAAATCGTGAAGCGTACCGCCATGCAGGAGCAGGTTATCTATCCGCTGCGTGCCTTCAACTATGTGACCCGTGTGGACGGGAAGAAGAACGAGCGGACGGTGTTCGCCCTGCCCAAGTTCACCATCCCCGACGGCAAGAAGCTGGTCGTGGAGATGTACGAGAAACAGGGTGGCCGCCATCAGTCGTTTGAGGTGGAGAACGAAGACCTTGTACGCGCCGAGACTGTCAATGAACTGAAAGTAAGATGA
- a CDS encoding TraL conjugative transposon family protein, translating into MRGKPAVLKRADSRIWLFCRRLTGKQRIVLTSVVSLLFTAACLYSVVSSVSRLGERKGDMKTGHIRPVMLRPETTTIHSNIQKHENGLSENQGTAGAVE; encoded by the coding sequence ATGAGAGGGAAACCTGCCGTCTTAAAACGTGCGGACAGCCGTATCTGGCTGTTCTGCCGCCGGCTGACCGGGAAGCAGCGCATTGTCTTGACAAGTGTCGTCTCGCTTCTGTTCACGGCAGCCTGCCTGTACTCGGTTGTCTCTTCCGTGTCCCGTTTGGGGGAACGGAAGGGCGACATGAAAACCGGGCATATCCGGCCCGTCATGTTACGGCCGGAAACAACAACCATTCATTCAAACATCCAGAAACATGAAAATGGACTTTCAGAAAATCAGGGAACGGCTGGGGCTGTCGAGTGA
- the traM gene encoding conjugative transposon protein TraM, which produces MKMDFQKIRERLGLSSDKPLTPEEKRRRARYIVYPFFCLLCAGFLLLVFSPSEKEKAEKEKGKGFNVEMPSPKDSEMEGDKVSAYEQEALAKKEKWRRGTFQEMSKLLNKDSQDTAGLTAGKANTELPPEPETGKSPGSVHSSAEAYRNMNRSLGAVYTRNENQQNADLLRRIEELEKEKRPAEGQPEGQTLEEKMALLEKSYELAARYNGKQPDAPAAVNGRSDRKDRTAVRPVKQVRNQVVSSLAQPMGNEDFIAEFAGERNTGFHTPIGRTLPSGRNTIAACVHGTQTVSDGQVLRIRLLEPMAVDDRLIPQGMVLTGGTRIQGERMDILVETVEYKGTLFPVELEVYDADGQRGILVPNSMEYDAAREIAAGMGASMGSSINISTDAGAQIASDVGKGVIQGVSQYVEKKMRAVKITLKAGHRLLLHSPEK; this is translated from the coding sequence ATGAAAATGGACTTTCAGAAAATCAGGGAACGGCTGGGGCTGTCGAGTGACAAGCCGCTGACTCCCGAAGAGAAGCGCCGACGCGCGAGGTATATTGTCTATCCGTTCTTCTGCCTGCTGTGCGCCGGATTTCTCCTGCTGGTATTCAGCCCGTCGGAAAAGGAGAAGGCGGAAAAGGAAAAGGGCAAGGGATTCAACGTAGAGATGCCCTCGCCGAAAGATTCGGAAATGGAGGGCGACAAGGTAAGCGCCTACGAGCAGGAAGCACTGGCTAAAAAGGAAAAATGGCGCAGGGGAACCTTCCAGGAGATGTCCAAGCTGCTCAACAAGGACAGTCAGGATACTGCCGGCCTTACCGCAGGAAAAGCCAACACGGAACTTCCGCCGGAACCGGAAACGGGGAAATCCCCCGGCTCCGTCCATTCCTCTGCGGAAGCCTACCGGAATATGAACCGCTCGCTGGGTGCTGTATATACCCGGAATGAAAACCAACAAAATGCCGATCTGCTCCGCCGTATAGAGGAACTGGAAAAAGAAAAGAGACCGGCGGAAGGACAGCCGGAAGGACAGACCCTGGAAGAAAAGATGGCACTGCTGGAAAAGTCTTACGAGCTGGCCGCCCGGTACAACGGGAAGCAACCGGATGCCCCGGCTGCCGTGAATGGCCGGAGCGACCGGAAAGACAGGACAGCCGTCCGCCCGGTGAAACAGGTACGGAATCAGGTGGTGTCATCGCTTGCACAACCTATGGGCAATGAGGATTTCATCGCCGAATTTGCGGGAGAGAGGAATACCGGTTTCCACACCCCTATAGGCAGGACACTCCCTTCCGGCAGGAATACCATCGCCGCCTGTGTACACGGCACGCAGACCGTATCGGACGGGCAGGTGTTGCGCATCCGGTTACTGGAGCCGATGGCGGTGGACGACCGGCTCATTCCCCAAGGGATGGTATTGACCGGCGGTACACGCATCCAGGGGGAGCGGATGGACATCCTTGTAGAGACGGTGGAATACAAGGGCACGCTGTTTCCTGTGGAACTGGAGGTATATGATGCCGACGGACAGCGGGGAATCCTCGTGCCGAACTCGATGGAGTATGATGCGGCGCGTGAGATAGCCGCGGGTATGGGCGCCTCAATGGGGAGCAGCATCAACATCTCGACGGATGCCGGGGCGCAGATTGCCTCGGACGTGGGCAAGGGGGTAATACAGGGCGTGTCGCAATATGTGGAAAAGAAAATGCGTGCGGTGAAAATCACCCTAAAAGCCGGACACCGGCTGTTGCTGCACTCTCCCGAAAAATGA
- a CDS encoding DUF4134 domain-containing protein gives MTPLNNSVLSLFIFAVEFKFMSYPNDSTMKRRILFSVMCAAIAAGAFAQGQGQGLAGINEATSLMTSYFDPATKLCYAIGAVLGLVGGIKTYGKFSSGDPDTSKTAASWFFACIFLIVAATILRSFFL, from the coding sequence ATGACACCTCTGAATAACAGCGTATTATCCCTTTTTATCTTCGCCGTCGAATTCAAATTTATGTCTTACCCAAACGATTCGACAATGAAGAGAAGAATCCTTTTTTCAGTGATGTGCGCGGCGATTGCCGCCGGTGCTTTCGCGCAGGGCCAAGGCCAGGGCCTTGCCGGTATCAACGAGGCGACCAGCCTCATGACCTCGTATTTCGATCCCGCCACCAAACTGTGCTATGCCATCGGTGCGGTGCTCGGCCTGGTGGGCGGCATCAAGACCTACGGCAAGTTCTCCAGCGGTGATCCCGACACCTCGAAAACCGCCGCCAGCTGGTTCTTTGCCTGCATCTTTCTGATTGTAGCCGCCACCATCCTGCGTTCCTTCTTCCTCTAA
- a CDS encoding DUF3876 domain-containing protein has translation MRNKSLMRLAVCLIGMAAMVLQGCSESGTDRDKLCGSWSSVEGKPDVLVYKEGEAYKVTVFARSGKMRRLRPQTYLLVEENGNLFINTGHRIDISYNEAADVLTFSPNGDYVRKEERP, from the coding sequence ATGAGAAACAAATCCCTTATGAGACTGGCGGTGTGCCTGATCGGTATGGCCGCCATGGTATTGCAAGGCTGCTCGGAGAGCGGCACCGACCGTGACAAGCTCTGCGGCTCGTGGAGCAGCGTGGAAGGCAAGCCGGACGTGTTGGTATATAAGGAAGGGGAAGCCTACAAGGTGACGGTGTTCGCCCGTAGCGGAAAGATGCGCCGTCTCAGGCCTCAGACCTACCTGCTGGTTGAGGAGAACGGGAACCTGTTCATCAACACGGGGCACCGCATCGACATCTCCTACAACGAGGCCGCCGACGTGCTGACCTTCTCCCCGAACGGTGACTATGTGCGGAAGGAGGAACGCCCATGA
- a CDS encoding TraG family conjugative transposon ATPase yields MRNVLKAETLERKFPLLSVENGCIVSKDADLTVAFEVELPELYTVTAEEYEAMHSTWIKAARVLPEHSIVCKQDWFTKESYRPQNGGEEQSFLSRSYERHFNERPYLNHRCYLYLTKTTRERNRRQSDFSTLCRGFLLPREITDKDMAARFLEAVEQFEHIVNDSAHIRLRRLETEEITGTKEHPGLVEKYLSLSMEDGTAVLQDICLKPGRMRIGDKRLCLHTLSDTEDLPGKLSTDMRYERMSTDRSDCRLSFAAPVGLLLSCNHIYSQYVFIDNAQEILQMMEKNSRNMLSLSRYSRSNAVNQEWTEMYLDEAHTKGVLPVRCHCNVIAWAEDAEEFRRIRNDTGSQLAMMECTPRYNTVDTPVLYWAGIPGNAGDFPAEESFYTFLEQAVCLFAGETNYRSSPSPFGIRMADRQNGIPVHVDISDLPMKRGIITNRNKFILGPSGSGKSFFTNHLVRNYYEQGAHILLVDTGNSYQGLCRMIHDRTRGGDGIYITYEEDNPISFNPFYTDSGQFDVEKRESIKTLILTLWKREDEAPKRSEEVALSGAVNAYIRKITGNREARPDFNGFYEFVDGDYRRMIAEKKVREKDFDIDGFLNVLEPFYKGGDYDFLLNSDRELDLTNRRFIVFELDNISGNKVLLPVVTLIIMETFIAKMRRLKGIRKVILIEECWKALMSANMSGYIQYLFKTVRKYFGEAVVVTQEVDDIISSPIVKEAIINNSDCKILLDQRKYMNKFEHIQRLLGLTEKEKSQILSINQANHPGRFYREVWIGLGGTRSAVYATEVSAEEYFTFTTEESEKLEVQRLAEELDGNLELAIRRMAERKREEQRQVSTPKREQ; encoded by the coding sequence ATGAGAAATGTATTGAAAGCGGAAACGCTGGAACGCAAGTTCCCCCTGCTCTCGGTGGAGAACGGCTGCATCGTGAGCAAGGACGCCGACCTGACCGTGGCCTTCGAGGTGGAGCTTCCCGAGCTGTACACGGTGACGGCGGAAGAGTATGAGGCCATGCACTCCACCTGGATAAAGGCCGCCAGGGTACTGCCCGAGCACAGCATCGTCTGCAAGCAGGACTGGTTCACGAAGGAGAGCTACCGTCCCCAAAACGGCGGGGAGGAACAGAGCTTCCTCTCGCGCAGCTATGAGCGGCACTTCAACGAGAGGCCGTACCTGAACCACCGCTGTTACCTGTATCTGACAAAGACCACCCGTGAGCGCAACCGCCGGCAAAGTGACTTCAGCACCCTCTGCCGGGGATTCCTGCTGCCCAGGGAGATTACCGACAAGGACATGGCGGCCCGCTTTCTGGAAGCGGTGGAGCAGTTCGAGCATATCGTGAACGACTCCGCCCATATCCGGCTGCGCCGCCTGGAAACGGAGGAGATTACCGGCACGAAGGAACATCCCGGGCTGGTGGAGAAATACCTCTCCCTCTCGATGGAGGACGGGACCGCCGTGCTGCAGGACATCTGCCTCAAGCCCGGACGGATGCGTATCGGGGACAAGCGGCTCTGCCTGCACACACTTTCGGATACGGAAGACCTGCCGGGCAAGCTCTCCACCGACATGCGCTACGAGCGTATGTCCACCGACAGGAGCGACTGCCGCCTTTCCTTCGCCGCACCCGTGGGGCTGCTGCTCTCCTGCAACCACATCTACTCGCAGTACGTGTTCATCGACAACGCGCAGGAAATCCTGCAGATGATGGAGAAGAACTCGCGCAACATGCTCTCTCTGTCACGGTACAGCCGGAGCAATGCCGTGAACCAGGAATGGACGGAGATGTATCTGGACGAGGCGCATACCAAGGGAGTGCTTCCCGTCAGATGCCACTGCAATGTCATCGCCTGGGCGGAGGATGCGGAGGAGTTCCGCCGTATCAGGAACGACACGGGCAGCCAGCTTGCCATGATGGAATGCACCCCCCGTTACAACACCGTCGACACCCCGGTGCTTTACTGGGCGGGCATTCCGGGCAATGCGGGCGACTTTCCTGCCGAAGAGTCATTCTACACGTTCCTGGAGCAGGCGGTCTGCCTCTTTGCCGGGGAGACCAATTACAGAAGTTCTCCCAGTCCGTTCGGCATCCGCATGGCGGACCGGCAGAACGGCATTCCGGTGCACGTGGACATTTCCGACCTTCCGATGAAACGGGGCATCATCACCAACCGCAACAAATTTATCCTGGGACCAAGCGGCAGCGGCAAGTCCTTTTTCACCAACCATCTGGTGCGCAACTATTACGAGCAGGGAGCGCATATCCTGCTGGTGGACACGGGCAACAGCTATCAGGGGTTGTGCCGGATGATCCACGACCGCACACGCGGCGGGGACGGCATCTACATCACGTATGAGGAGGACAATCCGATATCCTTCAACCCGTTCTACACCGATTCCGGACAGTTCGATGTGGAAAAGCGCGAGAGCATCAAGACTCTGATACTGACCTTGTGGAAACGGGAGGACGAGGCGCCGAAACGTTCGGAAGAGGTGGCGCTCTCGGGAGCGGTGAACGCCTATATCCGTAAAATTACCGGGAATCGGGAGGCAAGGCCGGACTTCAACGGCTTCTACGAGTTCGTGGACGGTGACTACCGCCGGATGATAGCGGAAAAGAAGGTACGCGAGAAGGATTTCGACATCGACGGTTTCCTGAACGTGCTGGAGCCTTTCTACAAGGGTGGCGACTACGACTTCCTGCTGAACTCCGACAGGGAACTGGACCTGACAAACAGGCGGTTCATCGTGTTCGAGCTGGACAACATCAGCGGCAACAAGGTGCTGCTGCCTGTGGTGACGCTGATCATCATGGAGACCTTCATCGCCAAGATGCGCCGTCTGAAAGGAATCCGCAAGGTAATATTGATAGAGGAGTGTTGGAAAGCCCTTATGTCCGCCAACATGAGCGGCTATATCCAATATTTGTTCAAGACCGTCCGTAAATATTTCGGTGAGGCCGTTGTGGTGACCCAGGAGGTGGACGACATCATCAGCTCCCCGATTGTGAAGGAGGCCATCATCAACAACTCCGACTGCAAGATCCTTCTGGACCAGCGGAAATACATGAACAAGTTCGAGCATATCCAGCGGCTGCTCGGCCTGACGGAGAAAGAGAAAAGCCAGATACTCTCCATCAACCAGGCGAACCATCCCGGACGTTTTTACCGTGAAGTCTGGATAGGGCTTGGCGGCACCCGTTCGGCGGTCTATGCTACGGAAGTGAGCGCGGAAGAGTATTTCACGTTCACGACGGAAGAGTCCGAGAAACTGGAAGTGCAACGGCTTGCCGAGGAGCTGGACGGCAACCTGGAACTTGCCATCCGCCGGATGGCAGAGAGAAAACGAGAGGAACAAAGACAAGTATCAACCCCAAAAAGAGAACAATGA
- the traJ gene encoding conjugative transposon protein TraJ, giving the protein MMPLSIDFANLHTILATLYDDMQPLCKDMMDVGKGLAGLGALFYVAVRVWQSMARAEPIDVYPLLRPFAIGICILLFPTLVLGTLNTVLSPIVQGTHKMLEGQTLDMEQYRAQKEELEREAMLRNPETAYLVSDEEFDRQLDELGWSTIDTASRLGMYVEVGMYNLEKKIRDAFRSLLELIFAAASLLIDTVRTFFLVVLSILGPVAFAFSVWDGFQSTLGQWFTRYISVYLWLPVSDLFSTLLAKLQVLMLQNDILELQNNPDYSIDNSNSVYIIFMLIGIIGYFTVPTVAGWIVQAGGAGNFSRNLNRTATKAGGFAAGTGGAVLGNIGGRLRGK; this is encoded by the coding sequence ATGATGCCGTTGTCGATAGATTTTGCCAACCTGCATACCATACTGGCGACCCTGTATGACGATATGCAGCCCCTTTGCAAGGACATGATGGACGTGGGAAAGGGACTTGCCGGGCTGGGTGCCCTGTTCTATGTCGCCGTCCGCGTGTGGCAGTCGATGGCCCGTGCCGAACCGATAGATGTCTATCCCCTGCTGCGTCCCTTCGCCATCGGCATCTGCATCCTGCTTTTCCCCACGCTGGTGCTCGGCACGCTGAACACCGTGCTCAGCCCGATAGTACAGGGTACGCACAAGATGCTTGAGGGGCAGACGCTGGATATGGAACAGTACAGGGCGCAGAAGGAGGAACTGGAAAGGGAGGCCATGCTGCGCAATCCCGAAACCGCCTACCTGGTGAGCGACGAGGAATTCGACCGTCAGCTGGATGAGCTGGGCTGGTCAACCATAGATACCGCCTCCCGCCTGGGCATGTACGTGGAGGTGGGGATGTACAATCTGGAGAAGAAAATCCGTGACGCCTTCCGCAGCCTGCTGGAACTGATATTCGCGGCGGCATCGCTGCTGATAGACACCGTGAGGACCTTTTTCCTTGTCGTGCTCTCCATACTGGGACCGGTGGCGTTCGCCTTCAGCGTATGGGACGGTTTCCAGTCCACGCTCGGGCAGTGGTTCACGAGGTACATATCCGTCTACCTTTGGCTTCCGGTCAGCGACCTGTTCAGCACCCTGCTCGCCAAGCTCCAGGTGCTGATGCTCCAAAATGACATTCTGGAATTACAGAACAACCCCGACTACTCGATAGACAACTCAAATAGCGTCTATATCATATTCATGCTGATAGGGATTATCGGGTACTTCACCGTCCCGACGGTGGCGGGCTGGATCGTACAGGCGGGCGGAGCCGGAAACTTCAGCCGTAACCTGAACCGCACGGCCACGAAAGCGGGCGGTTTCGCTGCCGGGACGGGCGGTGCCGTACTGGGGAATATCGGGGGAAGGCTGCGGGGCAAATAG
- a CDS encoding DUF4141 domain-containing protein yields the protein MKAKSLLIGTVLALCGTGANAQWVVTDPGNLAQSIINMSDNIAHTSKTAVNTADSFAETVKIYEQAKKYYDQLKAVNDLIQDARKVRDIILMVGDVSDIYVTNFGKMMNDGNFSPRELDAIAFGYTRLLEESNGVLQDLRQVINVSTLSMTDKDRMDVVDRCYYEMRRYRNLVSYYTNKNIAVSYLRARKKNDLDRVMRLYGNETSKYW from the coding sequence ATGAAAGCGAAGTCACTCCTGATCGGAACGGTACTCGCCCTGTGCGGCACCGGCGCCAATGCCCAGTGGGTGGTGACCGATCCCGGCAACCTTGCCCAAAGCATCATCAACATGTCGGACAACATCGCCCATACCTCGAAAACGGCGGTCAATACGGCCGACAGCTTTGCGGAGACGGTGAAGATTTACGAGCAGGCCAAGAAGTATTACGACCAGTTAAAGGCGGTGAACGACCTGATACAGGACGCCCGCAAGGTGCGCGACATCATCCTGATGGTGGGCGACGTGTCCGACATCTATGTAACGAACTTCGGCAAGATGATGAACGACGGGAACTTCTCGCCCCGCGAGCTGGACGCCATCGCCTTCGGCTACACCCGCCTGCTGGAGGAGAGCAACGGCGTGCTGCAGGATCTCAGGCAGGTCATCAACGTGAGCACGCTCTCCATGACCGACAAGGACCGCATGGACGTGGTGGACCGCTGCTACTATGAGATGCGCCGCTACCGCAACCTGGTGAGCTATTACACGAACAAGAACATCGCCGTGAGCTATCTCCGTGCCAGAAAGAAGAACGACCTGGACCGGGTGATGCGGCTTTACGGGAATGAAACCTCCAAATACTGGTAG